A DNA window from Vigna angularis cultivar LongXiaoDou No.4 chromosome 1, ASM1680809v1, whole genome shotgun sequence contains the following coding sequences:
- the LOC108321795 gene encoding sucrose transport protein SUC3 isoform X1 translates to MAGKSDTVSIRVPYKNLHDDSSAPELELVDVDHRGHRIHVNSPPSIHSPSPPSNRASLVNLVLSCTVAAGVQFGWALQLSLLTPYIQTLGIGHAFSSFIWLCGPITGLVVQPCVGVWSDKCTSRFGRRRPFILAGSLMISVAVILIGFSADIGYVLGDTHEHCRTFKGTRTRAALVFILGFWMLDLANNTVQGPARALLADLSGPDQRNVANAIFCSWMAAGNILGYSSGASGKWNKWFPFLTTRACCEACGNLKAAFLVAVVFLALCTFVTLYFADEVPLTTASQHHHLSDFSPLLDEQQQNGVEFSKSRPLSVMGESNDQRTEDHIGKEAELNPKNFKAGEDHIENVMDGPGAVLVNLLTSLRHLPPAMHSVLIVMALTWLSWFPFFLFDTDWMGREVYHGDPKGGTSEIDLYDQGVREGAFGLLLNSVVLGISSFFIEPMCKWMGTKLVWALSNFIVFVCMAGTAIISLISIRNHSGGIEHVIGASVAIKIASLVVFVLLGFPLAITYSVPFAVTAELTADSGGGQGLAIGVLNLAIVVPQIVISLGCGPWDALFGGGNIPAFVLASVCALAGGIIATLKLPNLSSNFQSTGFHMG, encoded by the exons ATGGCGGGGAAGTCAGACACAGTGTCGATCCGCGTTCCTTACAAGAACCTCCACGACGATTCTTCCGCTCCCGAACTCGAACTCGTAGATGTCGACCACCGGGGCCACCGGATCCACGTCAACTCGCCGCCGTCAATTCACTCGCCTTCGCCGCCAAGCAACAGAGCTTCCTTGGTCAATCTCGTTCTCAGTTGCACCGTAGCCGCTGGCGTCCAATTCGGTTGGGCCTTGCAGCTCTCTCTCTTAACGCCCTACATTCAG ACGTTGGGAATAGGACatgctttttcttcttttatctggCTTTGTGGTCCCATTACAGGCCTTGTG GTTCAACCCTGCGTTGGTGTTTGGAGTGATAAATGTACGTCGAGGTTTGGCAGAAGGCGGCCGTTCATTCTGGCAGGATCTCTTATGATATCTGTGGCT GTGATATTAATCGGATTTTCTGCAGACATTGGATATGTATTAGGTGATACACACGAGCATTGCAG AACATTTAAAGGAACCCGAACAAGGGCTGCTCTTGTATTTATTCTTGGGTTCTGGATGCTGGACCTTGCTAACAACACGGTGCAG GGTCCTGCTCGAGCACTTTTGGCTGATCTGTCTG GTCCTGATCAACGTAATGTGGCAAATGCTATATTTTGCTCATGGATGGCAGCTGGGAACATCCTAGGATATTCTTCTGGTGCTAGTGGAAAGTGGAACAA ATGGTTCCCTTTCCTGACCACAAGAGCTTGCTGCGAAGCCTGTGGCAATCTTAAGGCAGCATTTCTTGTGGCTGTG GTGTTTCTGGCATTATGCACATTTGTCACCCTTTATTTTGCTGATGAGGTTCCACTTACCACTGCAAGTCAACATCATCACTTGTCAGATTTTTCTCCTTTATTggatgaacaacaacaaaatggtgttgaattttcaaaatcaagGCCTTTATCTGTTATGGGTGAATCCAATGACCAGAGAACTGAAGATCACATTGGGAAAGAGGCAGAGCTAAATCCTAAGAATTTCAAAGCTGGGGAAGATCATATTGAAAATGTAATGGATGGGCCTGGAGCAGTATTGGTAAACTTGTTGACAAGTTTAAGGCATTTGCCTCCTGCTATGCATTCAGTCCTGATTGTAATGGCTCTCACTTGG TTGTCATGGTTTCCCTTCTTTCTGTTTGACACGGATTGGATGGGGAGAGAAGTTTATCATGGTGATCCAAAAGGGGGCACTTCTGAAATAGATCTTTACGATCAAGGTGTTAGAGAAGGTGCATTTGGTTTGCTATTGAATTCA GTTGTCCTTGGAATTAGCTCTTTTTTCATTGAACCAATGTGTAAGTGGATGGGCACGAAATTGGTATGGGCGCTGAGCAATTTTATTGTCTTTGTCTGCATGGCTGGCACTGCTATCATTAGTCTGATTTCCATTCGAAATCATTCTGGAGGGATAGAACATGTAATTGGAGCAAGTGTAGCAATCAAGATTGCTTCCTTGGTTGTGTTTGTTCTTCTTGGTTTTCCTCTTGCG ATTACCTACAGTGTACCCTTTGCTGTCACAGCAGAGTTGACTGCTGATTCAGGAGGTGGCCAAG GATTGGCCATAGGAGTTCTAAATCTTGCAATTGTTGTTCCTCag ATTGTTATATCCCTTGGTTGTGGTCCCTGGGATGCTCTCTTTGGTGGTGGAAATATTCCTGCCTTTGTTCTGGCCTCCGTTTGTGCTCTGGCTGGTGGTATAATTGCAACTCTCAAACTGCCAAATCTATCTAGCAATTTCCAGTCAACAGGATTTCATATGGGTTAG
- the LOC108321795 gene encoding sucrose transport protein SUC3 isoform X2, giving the protein MAGKSDTVSIRVPYKNLHDDSSAPELELVDVDHRGHRIHVNSPPSIHSPSPPSNRASLVNLVLSCTVAAGVQFGWALQLSLLTPYIQTLGIGHAFSSFIWLCGPITGLVVQPCVGVWSDKCTSRFGRRRPFILAGSLMISVAVSIGDIDIGYVLGDTHEHCRTFKGTRTRAALVFILGFWMLDLANNTVQGPARALLADLSGPDQRNVANAIFCSWMAAGNILGYSSGASGKWNKWFPFLTTRACCEACGNLKAAFLVAVVFLALCTFVTLYFADEVPLTTASQHHHLSDFSPLLDEQQQNGVEFSKSRPLSVMGESNDQRTEDHIGKEAELNPKNFKAGEDHIENVMDGPGAVLVNLLTSLRHLPPAMHSVLIVMALTWLSWFPFFLFDTDWMGREVYHGDPKGGTSEIDLYDQGVREGAFGLLLNSVVLGISSFFIEPMCKWMGTKLVWALSNFIVFVCMAGTAIISLISIRNHSGGIEHVIGASVAIKIASLVVFVLLGFPLAITYSVPFAVTAELTADSGGGQGLAIGVLNLAIVVPQIVISLGCGPWDALFGGGNIPAFVLASVCALAGGIIATLKLPNLSSNFQSTGFHMG; this is encoded by the exons ATGGCGGGGAAGTCAGACACAGTGTCGATCCGCGTTCCTTACAAGAACCTCCACGACGATTCTTCCGCTCCCGAACTCGAACTCGTAGATGTCGACCACCGGGGCCACCGGATCCACGTCAACTCGCCGCCGTCAATTCACTCGCCTTCGCCGCCAAGCAACAGAGCTTCCTTGGTCAATCTCGTTCTCAGTTGCACCGTAGCCGCTGGCGTCCAATTCGGTTGGGCCTTGCAGCTCTCTCTCTTAACGCCCTACATTCAG ACGTTGGGAATAGGACatgctttttcttcttttatctggCTTTGTGGTCCCATTACAGGCCTTGTG GTTCAACCCTGCGTTGGTGTTTGGAGTGATAAATGTACGTCGAGGTTTGGCAGAAGGCGGCCGTTCATTCTGGCAGGATCTCTTATGATATCTGTGGCTGTAAGCATCGGTGACATTG ACATTGGATATGTATTAGGTGATACACACGAGCATTGCAG AACATTTAAAGGAACCCGAACAAGGGCTGCTCTTGTATTTATTCTTGGGTTCTGGATGCTGGACCTTGCTAACAACACGGTGCAG GGTCCTGCTCGAGCACTTTTGGCTGATCTGTCTG GTCCTGATCAACGTAATGTGGCAAATGCTATATTTTGCTCATGGATGGCAGCTGGGAACATCCTAGGATATTCTTCTGGTGCTAGTGGAAAGTGGAACAA ATGGTTCCCTTTCCTGACCACAAGAGCTTGCTGCGAAGCCTGTGGCAATCTTAAGGCAGCATTTCTTGTGGCTGTG GTGTTTCTGGCATTATGCACATTTGTCACCCTTTATTTTGCTGATGAGGTTCCACTTACCACTGCAAGTCAACATCATCACTTGTCAGATTTTTCTCCTTTATTggatgaacaacaacaaaatggtgttgaattttcaaaatcaagGCCTTTATCTGTTATGGGTGAATCCAATGACCAGAGAACTGAAGATCACATTGGGAAAGAGGCAGAGCTAAATCCTAAGAATTTCAAAGCTGGGGAAGATCATATTGAAAATGTAATGGATGGGCCTGGAGCAGTATTGGTAAACTTGTTGACAAGTTTAAGGCATTTGCCTCCTGCTATGCATTCAGTCCTGATTGTAATGGCTCTCACTTGG TTGTCATGGTTTCCCTTCTTTCTGTTTGACACGGATTGGATGGGGAGAGAAGTTTATCATGGTGATCCAAAAGGGGGCACTTCTGAAATAGATCTTTACGATCAAGGTGTTAGAGAAGGTGCATTTGGTTTGCTATTGAATTCA GTTGTCCTTGGAATTAGCTCTTTTTTCATTGAACCAATGTGTAAGTGGATGGGCACGAAATTGGTATGGGCGCTGAGCAATTTTATTGTCTTTGTCTGCATGGCTGGCACTGCTATCATTAGTCTGATTTCCATTCGAAATCATTCTGGAGGGATAGAACATGTAATTGGAGCAAGTGTAGCAATCAAGATTGCTTCCTTGGTTGTGTTTGTTCTTCTTGGTTTTCCTCTTGCG ATTACCTACAGTGTACCCTTTGCTGTCACAGCAGAGTTGACTGCTGATTCAGGAGGTGGCCAAG GATTGGCCATAGGAGTTCTAAATCTTGCAATTGTTGTTCCTCag ATTGTTATATCCCTTGGTTGTGGTCCCTGGGATGCTCTCTTTGGTGGTGGAAATATTCCTGCCTTTGTTCTGGCCTCCGTTTGTGCTCTGGCTGGTGGTATAATTGCAACTCTCAAACTGCCAAATCTATCTAGCAATTTCCAGTCAACAGGATTTCATATGGGTTAG
- the LOC108321795 gene encoding sucrose transport protein SUC3 isoform X3 yields the protein MYVEVWQKAAVHSGRISYDICGYIGYVLGDTHEHCRTFKGTRTRAALVFILGFWMLDLANNTVQGPARALLADLSGPDQRNVANAIFCSWMAAGNILGYSSGASGKWNKWFPFLTTRACCEACGNLKAAFLVAVVFLALCTFVTLYFADEVPLTTASQHHHLSDFSPLLDEQQQNGVEFSKSRPLSVMGESNDQRTEDHIGKEAELNPKNFKAGEDHIENVMDGPGAVLVNLLTSLRHLPPAMHSVLIVMALTWLSWFPFFLFDTDWMGREVYHGDPKGGTSEIDLYDQGVREGAFGLLLNSVVLGISSFFIEPMCKWMGTKLVWALSNFIVFVCMAGTAIISLISIRNHSGGIEHVIGASVAIKIASLVVFVLLGFPLAITYSVPFAVTAELTADSGGGQGLAIGVLNLAIVVPQIVISLGCGPWDALFGGGNIPAFVLASVCALAGGIIATLKLPNLSSNFQSTGFHMG from the exons ATGTACGTCGAGGTTTGGCAGAAGGCGGCCGTTCATTCTGGCAGGATCTCTTATGATATCTGTGGCT ACATTGGATATGTATTAGGTGATACACACGAGCATTGCAG AACATTTAAAGGAACCCGAACAAGGGCTGCTCTTGTATTTATTCTTGGGTTCTGGATGCTGGACCTTGCTAACAACACGGTGCAG GGTCCTGCTCGAGCACTTTTGGCTGATCTGTCTG GTCCTGATCAACGTAATGTGGCAAATGCTATATTTTGCTCATGGATGGCAGCTGGGAACATCCTAGGATATTCTTCTGGTGCTAGTGGAAAGTGGAACAA ATGGTTCCCTTTCCTGACCACAAGAGCTTGCTGCGAAGCCTGTGGCAATCTTAAGGCAGCATTTCTTGTGGCTGTG GTGTTTCTGGCATTATGCACATTTGTCACCCTTTATTTTGCTGATGAGGTTCCACTTACCACTGCAAGTCAACATCATCACTTGTCAGATTTTTCTCCTTTATTggatgaacaacaacaaaatggtgttgaattttcaaaatcaagGCCTTTATCTGTTATGGGTGAATCCAATGACCAGAGAACTGAAGATCACATTGGGAAAGAGGCAGAGCTAAATCCTAAGAATTTCAAAGCTGGGGAAGATCATATTGAAAATGTAATGGATGGGCCTGGAGCAGTATTGGTAAACTTGTTGACAAGTTTAAGGCATTTGCCTCCTGCTATGCATTCAGTCCTGATTGTAATGGCTCTCACTTGG TTGTCATGGTTTCCCTTCTTTCTGTTTGACACGGATTGGATGGGGAGAGAAGTTTATCATGGTGATCCAAAAGGGGGCACTTCTGAAATAGATCTTTACGATCAAGGTGTTAGAGAAGGTGCATTTGGTTTGCTATTGAATTCA GTTGTCCTTGGAATTAGCTCTTTTTTCATTGAACCAATGTGTAAGTGGATGGGCACGAAATTGGTATGGGCGCTGAGCAATTTTATTGTCTTTGTCTGCATGGCTGGCACTGCTATCATTAGTCTGATTTCCATTCGAAATCATTCTGGAGGGATAGAACATGTAATTGGAGCAAGTGTAGCAATCAAGATTGCTTCCTTGGTTGTGTTTGTTCTTCTTGGTTTTCCTCTTGCG ATTACCTACAGTGTACCCTTTGCTGTCACAGCAGAGTTGACTGCTGATTCAGGAGGTGGCCAAG GATTGGCCATAGGAGTTCTAAATCTTGCAATTGTTGTTCCTCag ATTGTTATATCCCTTGGTTGTGGTCCCTGGGATGCTCTCTTTGGTGGTGGAAATATTCCTGCCTTTGTTCTGGCCTCCGTTTGTGCTCTGGCTGGTGGTATAATTGCAACTCTCAAACTGCCAAATCTATCTAGCAATTTCCAGTCAACAGGATTTCATATGGGTTAG